Proteins encoded together in one Elusimicrobiota bacterium window:
- a CDS encoding phosphoribosylaminoimidazolesuccinocarboxamide synthase yields MVNELVQSDLKTIKLLFRGKVRDVYDLEDKLLIVATDRISAFDYILPTPVTGKGKILTRMSVFWFHKLAGVVENHLIETDAAKYPEQLREYEEQLEGRSMLVKKARRINVECVVRGYLAGSAWKEYQKTGTVCGIALPSGMKESQKIENPIFTPALKSMSGHDINVSEQEVINNEGYEIAKFLKDTSLELYSTARDYADTKGLILADTKFEFGILEGKTAPILIDEVLTPDSSRYWEKDKYAVGQSQESFDKQFVRDYLESIKWDKQPPVPSLPEEIVKKTLEKYEEAYKRLIGK; encoded by the coding sequence ATGGTAAATGAGTTGGTACAGTCAGACTTAAAGACAATAAAACTGTTATTCCGCGGGAAAGTGCGTGATGTATACGATCTGGAGGATAAATTATTGATTGTTGCGACTGACAGGATTTCTGCGTTTGATTATATTCTCCCGACACCTGTTACGGGTAAAGGAAAGATATTGACCAGGATGTCAGTTTTTTGGTTCCACAAACTCGCTGGTGTTGTTGAGAACCATTTGATTGAAACTGATGCTGCGAAGTATCCTGAACAGTTACGTGAGTACGAGGAACAGTTAGAGGGGCGTTCAATGCTTGTAAAGAAAGCTAGGCGTATCAACGTTGAATGCGTAGTCCGGGGTTATCTTGCGGGGTCTGCATGGAAAGAATACCAGAAAACGGGTACTGTCTGCGGGATCGCTCTACCTTCCGGGATGAAAGAATCACAGAAAATAGAGAATCCTATCTTTACCCCAGCATTAAAGTCAATGTCAGGGCATGATATTAATGTGTCTGAACAGGAAGTTATTAATAATGAAGGATACGAAATTGCTAAGTTTTTGAAGGATACAAGTTTGGAGTTATACTCAACCGCGCGGGATTATGCCGATACAAAAGGGTTAATCCTTGCGGATACAAAATTTGAGTTTGGCATTCTTGAAGGTAAAACTGCGCCGATACTTATTGACGAAGTACTGACACCTGATTCATCAAGGTATTGGGAAAAAGATAAGTATGCTGTTGGGCAATCACAGGAAAGTTTTGATAAGCAATTTGTGCGGGATTACCTTGAATCCATAAAATGGGATAAACAACCGCCGGTACCGTCTCTGCCGGAAGAGATTGTTAAAAAAACGTTAGAAAAATATGAGGAAGCGTATAAGAGGTTAATCGGGAAGTAA